The genomic interval TTTCAATCACGTCGGCCAGACGTTGCAAGGTGTCTAAATGGGTCACAGGGGTCGAACTCATGGTGTTCACTTGTAAATGGATTCGGGGTCTTTCAGCACAGGCTCGCAAGCGTGCCACGCTTTACCTTCAAGACGTTGGTAGAAGCAGCTATGGCGGCCAGTATGGCAGGCAATGCCGGGCTCGTGTCCTTCTTGCGTCACCTTGAGCAACACCACGTCGTTATCGCAGTCGATGCGAATGTCGTGCACCGTTTGCACATGGCCCGACTCCTCGCCCTTGAACCACAGCTTGTTGCGTGAGCGACTGAAATACACCGCACGCTTGAGCTCAGCCGTTTTTTGCAGCGCCTCGCGGTTCATCCACGCAAACATCAGCACGTCACCGCTGTCTTTTTCTTGGGCGATCACGGGTACTAGGCCTTTGTCGTCCCATTTGATGGCATCAAGCCAAGTTGAGGTCATGTCGGTTGTTTTCAAGAAAAGGA from Limnohabitans curvus carries:
- the hisI gene encoding phosphoribosyl-AMP cyclohydrolase, which translates into the protein MTSTWLDAIKWDDKGLVPVIAQEKDSGDVLMFAWMNREALQKTAELKRAVYFSRSRNKLWFKGEESGHVQTVHDIRIDCDNDVVLLKVTQEGHEPGIACHTGRHSCFYQRLEGKAWHACEPVLKDPESIYK